One segment of Drosophila mauritiana strain mau12 chromosome 3R, ASM438214v1, whole genome shotgun sequence DNA contains the following:
- the LOC117143320 gene encoding enhancer of split m5 protein, with the protein MAPQSNNSTTFVSKTQHYLKVKKPLLERQRRARMNKCLDTLKTLVAEFQGDDAILRMDKAEMLEAALVFMRKQVVKQQAPVSPLPMDSFKNGYMNAVSEISRVMACTPAMSVDVGKTVMTHLGVEFQRMLQADQVQTSVSTSTPRPLSPASSGYHSDNEDSQSAASPKPAEETMWRPW; encoded by the coding sequence ATGGCACCACAGAGCAACAACAGCACCACATTCGTCTCCAAGACCCAGCACTATTTGAAGGTGAAGAAGCCCCTTTTGGAGCGCCAGCGCCGGGCCCGCATGAACAAGTGTTTGGACACATTGAAGACATTGGTGGCCGAGTTCCAGGGCGACGATGCCATCCTGCGAATGGACAAGGCCGAGATGCTGGAGGCGGCACTCGTCTTCATGCGCAAACAGGTCGTCAAGCAGCAGGCGCCGGTCTCCCCACTTCCCATGGATAGCTTCAAGAATGGCTACATGAACGCCGTCAGCGAGATCTCCCGTGTGATGGCCTGCACTCCTGCCATGAGTGTGGATGTGGGCAAGACTGTGATGACCCATCTGGGCGTCGAGTTCCAGCGCATGCTGCAGGCTGATCAGGTTCAGACTTCGGTTTCAACCTCCACCCCACGCCCACTCAGCCCCGCCTCCTCGGGATACCACAGCGATAACGAGGACTCCCAATCCGCCGCCAGCCCCAAGCCAGCCGAAGAAACCATGTGGCGCCCTTGGTaa